A genome region from Cucurbita pepo subsp. pepo cultivar mu-cu-16 chromosome LG02, ASM280686v2, whole genome shotgun sequence includes the following:
- the LOC111789150 gene encoding 17.8 kDa class I heat shock protein-like produces the protein MAEQAPSDLPYEEFEPFCEWKRLEDSDVLQVHLAEFKKEELRVRIKNNSVLTLSGERLAAEDWKKIRFNSEIKLPKDTLPDQIRAKFGDSVLSITMPKKKASPASIDNACPRNFISGVKSSLARLKFSKESAVAMAVAGLILASGAYYLIENAAD, from the exons ATGGCGGAACAAGCACCATCAGATTTGCCCTACGAAGAATTCGAACCTTTCTGCGAATGGAAAAGGCTCGAAGACTCCGATGTTCTTCAGGTTCATCTCGCAG AATTCAAGAAGGAAGAATTGAGGGTTCGGATCAAGAACAACTCCGTCCTTACACTTTCCGGCGAGCGCCTAGCAGCCGAAGACTGGAAGAAGATCCGTTTCAACAGTGAAATCAAACTCCCAAAGGATACACTTCCAGATCAAATCCGTGCCAAATTCGGCGACTCTGTTCTTTCGATTACGATGCCGAAGAAGAAAGCCTCACCAGCCTCCATTGATAATGCTTGCCCTAGAAACTTCATATCCGGAGTAAAATCTTCATTAGCAAGGTTGAAATTTAGCAAGGAATCGGCTGTGGCTATGGCGGTTGCGGGACTCATTCTGGCCTCGGGAGCTTACTACTTGATAGAAAACGCTGCGGATTGA
- the LOC111789380 gene encoding bifunctional D-cysteine desulfhydrase/1-aminocyclopropane-1-carboxylate deaminase, mitochondrial-like produces MLSSGKFQVYLLTAPSFKAASSSSSIFFSASVIHSGRFHSRNRRFSSSSSPPRNSGLHSIGCSISQSQAMEVNPESKKNDKVLDSLNFFSVKPYVPPSWASHLNPIPTHFSSLGHLPTPIHKWNLPNLPANTEVWLKRDDLSGMQLSGNKVRKLEFLIADALQQGADCIITIGGIQSNHCRATAVAAKYFNLDTYLILRTSKVLVNQDPGLTGNLLVERLVGAHVELISKEEYAKIGSVALTDYLKSKLIAEGRKPYVIPVGGSNSLGTWGYIEAVREIEQQLDTVNDKIKFDDIVVACGSGGTVAGLSLGSWLSTLKAKIRAYSVCDDPDYFYDFVQGLLDGLHAGVDSRDIVEFQNAKGLGYAMNTPEELNFVREVAESTGVVLDPVYSGKAAYGMMKDMSENPKKWEGRKILFIHTGGLLGLYDKADQMGSMLGKWHRMDVNESVPRIDGVGKMF; encoded by the exons ATGTTGAGCAGTGGCAAGTTTCAGGTATATCTACTCACTGCACCCTCCTTCAAGGCGGCGTCATCGTCATCATCCATATTCTTTTCAGCTTCTGTAATTCATTCTGGAAGGTTCCACAGCCGCAACCGGcgcttctcctcctcctcctctccgCCGCGCAATTCGGGTTTACATTCAATTGGTTGCAGTATCTCACAGTCTCAGGCGATGGAGGTCAATCCTGAAAGCAAGAAAAACGACAAGGTCCTAGACAGCCTCAACTTCTTCTCCGTTAAACCTTATGTCCCGCCGTCATGGGCCTCGCACCTTAATCCAATCCCAACTCACTTCTCTTCTCTTGGTCAT CTTCCGACTCCCATTCACAAGTGGAACCTTCCTAATCTGCCCGCGAACACCGAGGTCTGGCTTAAG CGTGATGATCTTTCAGGAATGCAATTGAGTGGCAATAAAGTCAGAAAATTGGAATTCTTGATAGCAGATGCTTTGCAACAGGGTGCTGATTGTATTATAACTATAGGAGGCATCCAAAGTAATCACTGTCGTGCGACTGCTGTGGCTGCAAAGTATTTCAATCTCGACACTTATCTTATTCTCCGCACTTCGAAG GTCCTTGTGAACCAAGACCCTGGATTGACTGGAAATCTCCTTGTCGAGCGGTTAGTTGGAGCTCATGTCGAACTTATCTCAAAAGAAGAGTATGCAAAGATTGGAAGCGTG GCCCTCACAGATTATCTAAAGTCAAAATTAATCGCTGAAGGAAGAAAGCCATATGTTATTCCTGTTGGAGGATCAAACTCTCTTGGAACTTG GGGTTATATTGAAGCAGTTAGGGAGATTGAACAGCAACTGGATACTGTAAATGATAAGatcaaatttgatgatattgTAGTAGCTTGTGGCAG TGGGGGCACGGTCGCTGGTCTATCCTTGGGATCATGGTTGAGTACATTGAAGGCAAAA ATTCGTGCGTACTCTGTTTGCGACGATCCCGATTACTTCTACGACTTTGTTCAAGGTTTACTCGATGGGCTTCATGCCGGTGTTGACTCGCGTGATATAGTCGAATTCCAAAAT GCAAAGGGTCTTGGGTATGCAATGAACACACCCGAGGAGCTTAATTTCGTAAGAGAAGTTGCCGAATCCACAGGGGTTGTTCTTGATCCAGTATACAG CGGAAAAGCAGCGTATGGAATGATGAAAGACATGAGTGAGAATCCAAAGAAGTGGGAAGGAAGGAAGATCCTGTTCATTCATACAGGAGGACTGTTGGGACTGTATGACAAAGCTGATCAAATGGGTTCAATGTTGGGGAAATGGCATCGTATGGACGTTAATGAGTCTGTGCCTCGAATTGATGGAGTTGGAAAAATGTTCTGA
- the LOC111787647 gene encoding homeobox-leucine zipper protein HDG11-like: MEFGTGGGGGWDNDSSSDPRRSRKRYHRHTANQIQRLEAMFKECPHPDEKQRLQLSRELGLAPRQIKFWFQNRRTQMKAQHERADNSALRAENDKIRCENIAIREALKNVICPSCGGPPLHDAYFDEHKLRMENAHLKEELDRVSSMAAKYIGRPISQPSHFSSLELSMSSFGSHEMGCSSLDLDLLPASSSSVLPIHVSNMDKTLMSEVATNAMGELLRLCQTNEPLWMKSRSDGRDVLDLETYEQAFPRANVPLENLHFRTEVSRDSGVVIVNSATLVDMFMDSNKWSELFPTIVSSARTIEVISSGMLGSHHNGSLQLMYLELQLLSPLVPTRHFYILRYSQQIEQGTWAVVDVSYNVTGGSQMVSHSQCRRSPSGCLIQDMPNGYSKVTWIEHVEVEDKGSTHWLFRDLIHSGLAFGAERWLATLQRTSERFACSMVTSSSSQDLGGVIPSLEGRRSMMKLAQRMVNNFCASISTSHGHRWTTLSGTDEVGVYVSVHKSMDPGQRNGVALSAATTIWLPVPPQTIFNFFKNDRTRSQWDVLSDGNPVQEVAHITNGSHPGNCISVLRAMNSTQNNMLILQESCIDSSGSLVVYCPVDLPAMNLAMSGEDPSNIPLLPSGFAILPDGRQDQGEGASSSSDVHNRSGGSLVTVAFQILVSSLPSGKLNLESVTTVNNLISTTVHQIKTALNCHSSS; this comes from the exons ATGGAGTTCGGCActggcggcggcggtggttgGGACAATGATTCCTCCTCCGACCCACGACGGAGTAGAAAACGCTACCATCGTCACACCGCCAACCAGATTCAGCGGCTCGAAGC AATGTTCAAAGAGTGCCCTCATCCGGATGAGAAGCAGAGATTACAGCTGAGCAGAGAGCTGGGTTTAGCTCCCCGACAGATCAAATTTTGGTTCCAAAACAGGAGGACCCAGATGAAG GCTCAACATGAAAGGGCAGATAATAGCGCACTTCGAGCAGAGAACGACAAGATTCGTTGCGAGAACATAGCCATCAGAGAGGCACTCAAGAATGTCATCTGCCCCTCCTGCGGCGGCCCTCCCCTTCACGACGCTTACTTCGATGAACACAAATTAAGAATGGAAAATGCCCATTTGAAAGAAGAG CTTGATAGAGTGTCTAGCATGGCGGCTAAGTACATTGGGCGGCCAATCTCTCAGCcatctcatttttcttcattagaGCTATCCATGAGTAGTTTTGGTTCCCATGAAATGGGATGTTCttctcttgatcttgattTGCTTCCTGCAAGTTCTTCAAGTGTTCTTCCAATTCATGTCTCCAATATGGATAAGACCCTGATGAGTGAAGTTGCTACAAATGCCATGGGAGAGTTGCTAAGGCTTTGTCAAACTAATGAACCATTGTGGATGAAATCACGAAGCGATGGACGGGATGTTCTTGATCTCGAAACGTATGAACAGGCTTTTCCAAGAGCCAATGTGCCATTGGAGAATCTCCATTTTCGTACCGAAGTGTCTAGAGATTCCGGGGTGGTGATCGTGAATAGTGCAACGTTGGTTGATATGTTTATGGACTCG AACAAATGGAGTGAGTTATTTCCGACGATTGTTTCGAGTGCAAGAACGATTGAAGTTATATCGTCCGGGATGTTGGGAAGTCATCATAATGGCTCATTGCAACTG ATGTACCTAGAATTGCAGCTACTTTCCCCATTGGTTCCGACTCGCCATTTTTACATTCTTAGATATAGTCAACAAATCGAGCAGGGAACGTGGGCTGTAGTCGATGTTTCGTATAACGTCACCGGAGGAAGCCAAATGGTTTCTCATTCTCAATGTCGTCGCTCTCCCTCGGGCTGCTTGATCCAGGACATGCCTAATGGTTATTCCAAG GTCACTTGGATTGAGCATGTGGAAGTGGAAGATAAAGGCTCAACTCATTGGCTTTTTAGAGATCTTATTCATAGCGGATTAGCCTTCGGTGCCGAACGGTGGCTCGCAACTCTTCAACGAACGTCTGAAAGATTCGCCTGTTCAATGGTTACTAGTAGTTCGAGTCAGGATCTCGGCGGAG TAATTCCATCATTAGAGGGAAGGAGAAGCATGATGAAACTAGCACAGCGGATGGTGAACAATTTCTGTGCTAGTATCAGCACGTCTCATGGTCACCGTTGGACGACTCTATCTGGGACGGATGAGGTCGGTGTTTATGTCTCGGTTCATAAAAGTATGGATCCTGGTCAGCGTAACGGCGTGGCTCTTAGTGCAGCTACAACCATATGGCTCCCTGTTCCTCCTCAAACCATCTTTAACTTCTTTAAGAATGACAGAACCAGATCTCAG TGGGATGTCCTGTCGGATGGCAATCCAGTTCAAGAGGTTGCTCATATCACCAACGGATCCCATCCAGGAAACTGCATATCTGTTCTTAGA GCTATGAATTCGACACAGAACAACATGTTGATACTCCAAGAGAGTTGCATAGACTCATCTGGATCACTTGTTGTGTACTGCCCTGTGGATTTACCAGCCATGAATCTTGCAATGAGTGGGGAAGATCCATCAAACATTCCTTTACTACCATCAGGATTCGCGATTCTCCCGGACGGTCGACAGGATCAAGGAGAGGGCGCATCGAGCAGCTCGGACGTGCACAACCGGTCAGGTGGGTCGTTGGTGACGGTAGCGTTTCAGATACTCGTAAGTAGCTTGCCATCCGGGAAGCTGAATTTGGAATCAGTGACAACGGTTAATAACCTCATTAGTACCACTGTCCACCAAATCAAAACAGCCTTAAATTGTCATAGCTCCTCCTGA
- the LOC111788026 gene encoding uncharacterized protein LOC111788026 produces the protein MAISTTASNYCLVSSFRSTNSSTRQNRVRRICVCAKKSNTSSLQYRKLGDSDLLISEVTLGTMTFGQQNTEKEAHEQLSYAYEHGINIIDTAEAYPVPMKQETQGRTDIYIGNWLKSKPRDKIILATKVCGYSERSPYLREKAEVLRVDRYNIRESVEKSLKRLNTDYIDLLQIHWPDRYVPLFGDFSYDSSKWRPSVPFVEQLKAFQELIEEGKIRYIGVSNETSYGVMEFVHTAKIEGLPKIISIQNNYSLLNRCRFEVDLAEVCHPNNYNIGLLGYSPLGGGTLSGKYLDGSFQGTGKGRLNLFPGFMDRYTKSLAKVATAEYVQLAEKHGLTPVQLALGFARDRPFMTSSIIGATSMDQLREDLDAFTSTERPLPAEVMADIEAIFRRYKDPAI, from the exons ATGGCGATCTCTACAACTGCTAGCAACTACTGTTTAGTGTCGTCTTTTCGTTCTACCAATTCTTCGACAAGGCAGAACAGAGTAAGACGGATTTGCGTTTGTGCCAAGAAAAGCAACACCAGTTCGTTGCAGTACAGGAAACTCGGAGACTCTGACCTTCTAATTTCTGAAGTTACGCTTGGAACG ATGACTTTTGGGCAACAAAACACCGAGAAAGAAGCACATGAACAACTGAGTTATGCTTATGAGCATGGAATCAATATTATAGATACTGCTGAGGCT TATCCAGTTCCAATGAAACAAGAGACACAGGGAAGAACAGACATCTACATTGGTAACTGGCTCAAGTCAAAACCTAGAGACAAG ATTATTTTGGCGACAAAAGTCTGTGGTTACTCAGAGAGATCACCTTATTTGCGTGAAAAGGCAGAAGTCTTACGGGTTGATCGTTATAATATTAGAGAAAGTGTAGAGAAAAGTCTCAAGCGGCTGAACACTGATTATATCGACTTGCTGCAAATTCATTG GCCAGACCGGTATGTGCCATTATTTGGTGATTTTTCTTACGATTCTTCAAAATGGAGGCCAAGTGTGCCTTTTGTAGAGCAACTGAAGGCGTTTCAGGAACTTATTGAAGAAGGAAAG ATACGCTACATTGGTGTCTCAAATGAAACTTCATATGGAGTTATGGAATTTGTTCACACAGCAAAAATTGAAGGACTGCCAAAGATCATTAGTATCCAAAATAATTACAGTCTTCTTAACAGATGCCGCTTTGAAG TCGATCTTGCTGAGGTTTGTCATCCAAATAACTACAACATCGGCTTGCTTGGTTATTCTCCTTTGGGTGGTGGAACGCTGAGTGGCAAATACTTGGATGGTAGTTTTCAAGGTACAGGAAAAGGAAGGCTGAACCTCTTCCCCGGCTTCATGGATAGATACACTAAATCTCTTGCTAAG GTAGCAACAGCTGAATACGTCCAGTTGGCCGAAAAGCACGGCCTAACTCCTGTTCAGCTTGCACTTGGGTTCGCTCGAGATCGGCCATTCATGACGAGTTCGATAATCGGTGCAACGTCCATGGATCAACTGAGAGAAGACCTTGATGCTTTCACATCGACGGAGCGGCCGTTGCCGGCAGAAGTGATGGCAGACATTGAAGCTATTTTCCGAAGATACAAAGATCCAGCTATTTAG
- the LOC111788027 gene encoding glutamate decarboxylase-like, translating into MVLTTVADSGDSVNCTFGSRYVRSPPPKFNMGEKSIPKDAAYQIIHDELMLDGIPRLNLASFVTTWMEPECDNLIMASLNKNYVDMDEYPVTTELQNRCVNMIARLFHAPIGEDEAAVGVGTVGSSEAIMLAGLAFKRQWQNKRRSQGKPCNNPNIVTGANVQVCWEKFARYFEVELKEVKLSEGFYVMDPMKAVELVDENTICVAAILGSTLTGEFEDVKLLNELLSKKNKETGWDTPIHVDAASGGFIAPFLYPDLEWDFRLPLVKSINVSGHKYGLVYPGVGWVVWRSKEDLPDELVFHINYLGSDQPTFTLNFSKGSSQIIAQYYQFIRLGFEGYKNVMENCKENARVLKEGIEKMGRFEVVSKDVGVPLVAFTLKDSSKHTVFEISENLRRFGWIVPAYTMPPDAQHIAVLRVVIREDFSRSLAERLISDIDKVLKEVDALPVRVAVKAAAEEDGERIIKHVKKSDKEIEGEIAAYWKRLVDGKRTGAC; encoded by the exons ATGGTTTTGACAACAGTAGCAGACTCCGGCGATTCTGTGAACTGCACTTTTGGCTCCAGATATGTCCGCTCTCCGCCGCCGAA GTTCAATATGGGGGAGAAATCGATACCCAAAGATGCAGCGTACCAGATCATACACGATGAGTTGATGCTTGATGGGATACCCAGGTTGAACTTGGCCTCCTTTGTTACCACATGGATGGAGCCTGAATGTGATAACCTGATCATGGCTTCTCTCAACAAGAACTATGTGGACATGGATGAGTACCCTGTCACCACTGAGCTACAG aaTCGATGTGTGAATATGATAGCTCGCCTGTTTCATGCCCCCATCGGAGAAGATGAGGCTGCTGTAGGTGTAGGGACTGTGGGATCATCAGAGGCTATTATGCTGGCGGGTCTTGCTTTCAAGAGGCAATGGCAGAACAAAAGAAGATCTCAAGGCAAGCCCTGTAATAACCCCAACATAGTCACTGGAGCTAATGTGCAG GTGTGTTGGGAGAAGTTTGCTAGGTACTTTGAGGTTGAGCTGAAGGAGGTGAAGCTTTCTGAAGGGTTTTATGTTATGGATCCTATGAAGGCTGTTGAACTTGTGGATGAGAACACCATTTGTGTTGCAGCCATTTTGGGATCCACTTTGACAGGAGAGTTTGAGGATGTAAAACTCCTTAATGAACTGCTCTCTAAGAAGAATAAGGAAACGGGTTGGGATACCCCAATTCACGTCGATGCAGCCAGCGGCGGGTTCATAGCTCCGTTCCTTTATCCCGATCTCGAGTGGGATTTTCGGTTGCCTTTAGTGAAGAGTATCAATGTCAGTGGCCATAAGTATGGGCTTGTTTATCCTGGTGTTGGATGGGTTGTTTGGAGGAGTAAAGAGGATCTTCCTGATGAGCTTGTGTTCCATATTAACTATCTTGGTTCTGATCAACCCACCTTCACTCTTAACTTCTCTAAAG GTTCTAGCCAAATCATTGCTCAGTATTATCAGTTCATACGGCTCGGTTTCGAG GGATACAAAAACGTGATGGAGAACTGCAAGGAGAATGCAAGAGTGTTGAAAGAAGGAATAGAGAAGATGGGAAGGTTTGAGGTAGTTTCCAAGGATGTTGGAGTACCCCTAGTTGCCTTCACTCTCAAAGACAGCAGCAAGCACACCGTGTTCGAGATATCCGAGAACCTAAGGAGGTTTGGATGGATCGTGCCAGCTTACACGATGCCACCGGATGCTCAGCACATCGCCGTGCTACGTGTCGTGATCAGGGAGGACTTCAGCCGGAGTTTGGCAGAGAGATTGATCTCGGACATCGATAAAGTCCTGAAGGAAGTCGACGCGCTGCCGGTTCGGGTGGCTGTGAAAGCAGCAGCAGAAGAAGATGGTGAGAGAATTATAAAGCATGTGAAGAAGAGTGATAAGGAGATTGAAGGAGAAATAGCTGCATATTGGAAGAGGCTTGTGGATGGCAAGAGAACTGGTGCCTGCTAG